ATCAACAGACATTTTAACGTAACTTTAGGGGCATGGCATCTTCTAATGGTGATGAACCCAAATTCACTGCTGGGAGGGGGAGGTTTTTCTCATACTCTGATCAAACCCCTGTAAAGTGTGTAGGTGCAGGAGGTTCCCCCATGTTTTGCTCCACATAAAAATGGGATGAAAGCCCTTCATCTAGTGTTAATCCAAATGCCCCTGTAGATGGTCTCGCTGAGCTGGTCACTCAGCTAGCCCGGGAAATAGGTAGCTCAATTAGGGAAGAACTACAGAGTGGCAGGTCCAGTACTTATgagccaccagtaagtacagaaaAGATAAGTGATCATCATTCAGAGTCAGTAGGATATGTAGATCTCAGTCAAATTAAGTTCATCATGAAGATGGGCAGAGTGCAAGTATGGAGAGACTCATTCACCTGCTTGAAtgtaccttagagaagagcataccaccTGTTATGGTTTCACAGACACAGGCCAAGGCACCATCTTTCCCCACCCAGCCCTTCAGGCGTAGGGAATGCAGGGTTTGTGGCTCAACAGATCACTCCACTGTGATGCACTGTAGACATGAGAACCTGTGCCTCCGGTGCTTTTCCCCAGATCGTTGGAAGTCAAATTGTCCTAAACTGGGGGAACGTTATGTCAATCCCGGTGGTGAGAGACGCCCACCACAACAGCAGAGAAActcaccaccacagcagcaaccGTTAAACTGACACGCCCACAGGTGACGGGGGGAAATGTGGGTGTTCAACTGTCTACCCCCAAGAAAGAATTTGATGATCTCGAGAAAACGTATAAGACTTTGTGCTCTGATGCGAAAGAAGGAGAGCAAATTGTTATGTTAGGTTCACAAGAAGTTGAGGCTTTTTCAGATTTGTTTTACACCTCTGTGTCTGTACATGGGAAAGTACAGCTTAAGGGCATGCTTGACACTGGGTCTATGGCCTGTACATTGAGTGAACATGCggtgcagagacttttggaagcaGGTGCCCTTCCTCAGCATTATCAGCCTCCCGcagagttagtattagtggggtGTGGGGGGAAGAAGACCTCAACAAAGTGTTTCTATGATTTGGAGATACAAATCTATGGGATTGATGTTAAAGTGCCCACTCTAGTTGTTCCTGGACAGCGTGATGATCTCAGTCTGGGATCGAATGTCATTAAGCATCTATTGCATGAGATGAAAGGCACTGACGAATACTGGAAGCTCGTCAACAACATGGATGGCCAGACCCACTCACCAGAGGGTGAGCAGTTTCTGCAGATGATGACAAGTGTCACAAGATGGAAGGGACAGCAAGTCGATGGCAAGATTGGGACAGTGAAGCTCACTCAAGCTGTGACTCTTTCGCCCAAGACTGAACACTTAGTTTGGGGTAAACTTCCTAAAAATGTGGCATGGTCTCCAGGCAGCACTGTAATAGTCGAACCTACCAGGTCAAAGGTCATGCCCAGAAACATACTCGTGGGTAGAGTTATTACACCCATGTGGGGAGATGGCTGGGTCCCTTTAAAGGTAGTAAACTGTTCTGACAAACATCTCACCCTAAGACGTAACATGAAGTTGGCAGATGTGTCTACATGCTTGGCTGTTGAGGATGCAACAATCTTTCAGGGCCTTCATGAAGTGAGGAAAACCCCAATGGAACAGAAGCAGGATGACAATGGCTGCCACAATCTGAAACAAAGACTGTCTGATCTAGGATTAGTAGACATTGACATTGATGGATGCCAGGTAGCTGACCAGTGGAAGGAAAAGCTTGTGAATACCATCACAAAATATGAAGACATCTTCTCAAGACATAATCTGGACTGCGGAGAAGCCAGGGGTTATGTTCACCGTATCCACCTGGTTGATGACAGACCCTTCCGGCTACCATACAGAAGAGTTCCGCCTGCTCATTACCTGAAGCTGAGGAAGGTATTGACAGATATGGAAGAAGTAGGTCTTATACGCAAGTCAGTTAGTGAGTATGCCTCCCCTTTAGTCATGGTATGGAAGAAAGACGGGAGTCTGAGGTTATGCACTGACTTCAGGTGGATGAATGCACGAACGGTGAAGGACGCTCATCCCCTTCCTCATCAAGCAGATTGCCTCGCAGCCCTTGGTGGCAGTGCatttttcagcaccatggacttgACCTCAGGATTTTATAACATTCCAGTTCACGAAGAGGACAAGAAGTACACAGCCTTTACCACACCGATGTGACTTTATGAGTACAATCGCATGCCACAAGGTCTGTGTAACAGCCCGGCCTCTTTCATGAGAATGATGTTGAGTATATTTGGGGACCTAAACTTCTCAAATCTCCTTTGTTACCTAGATGACTTGTTGGTCTTTGCACCCACCGAGGAACAGGCTCTACAGCGACTTGAAGTTGTGTTTAGAGCCAACAATCTCAAGCTAGCACCCAAAAAATGCCACTTTCTACGAAGAACAGTGAAATTCCTCGGACATATCATTAAAGAGGACGGTGTGTCAGTGGATCCTGAGAAGGTGGAGGCCATTGCCAAGATGAGCCAAGCTCAGCTGATGGAGGCAGATGGATGCACTCCCTCTGCTCTAATCCTTCTTGGGTATGGTATTATATTACCAGCACTTCATTCCTGACTGTTCTGCTATAGCCAGACCTTTGTTGGCACTCACTGGGGGTcaaaagagaagaggaagagatgggaagaAGAGCAACAGTGGGATTTCCCGGAAGCTGACGCTATCGGATTGGACTGAGGAGTGTGTCGCTGCATTCCAGAAGCTGAAGGATGCTCTTTTGAATTGTGTCGTGCTAGCTCACCCTGATTTCGAGAGGCAGTTCATTCTCTTCACTGACACTTCCTTGGATGGTCTTGGGGCAGTGCTTTGCCAAGTACCTGAAGGTGAAGATAAGGCAAGGCCCATAGCATTTGCGAGCAAGACCCTGAGTAAGTCGCAGAGAAGGTATccatggagtgtgtgtgagaaatTCAGTCACTGGCTTAAGGGGCACGAGTTCACTGTCTGGACAGATAGTAACCTGTTAACGTACATCATGACAAAACCCAAGCTGGACGTTTGCGAGCAAAGATGGGTTGCCAAGCTGGCACCGTACAACTTTGATTTGAAGCGTATCCCAGGCAGCAAGAATACAGTAGCAGATGCACTGAGCCGCGACCCCTTTGCAGTGACTGTCGCGCAGAGACTGATGAGGGAGTCCTACCTAGCACTTCTGTCTGAGGCTGTTGAGACGCTGAATGATGATGTCCAAGATGCCTTCCGTTGGGCTTCTTATCCCCAGGAGATAACCTCTTTGACCACTGCTGAAGTGAAGGCCATATGTCAGCTCCATATTGACTGGGAATGTTCAACGGAGATGCAAGCAATCCAGCTTGGTTCCAACACCCAACGGCTGCTTTCTCCtggtattgacactttgcctgaaCTCTCGCACGAGGAACTTCGAGATCTCCAGCTGCAAGACTCTGTGACTTCCAAGGTCATCCCTTTCGTCTTCAATAAGAAACGGCCCACCAGACGAGATCGATACAATGTTTCTTCTAAAGTGTTGTTGCTGATGAAACAGTGGGATCGCTTGATCCTAAGAGAGGGAGTTCTGTATCGTGTCATTAAGGAGAGTCACACAAACCGGAGAAGGTTCCAGTATGTCTTGCCAGAGGTGTTGAGACTCAAAGCGATGACTGGCATTCACAATCTTGCAGGACATCAAGGCCAAGCTCGAACTCTAGCTCTGGCCAGACAGAGATTTTTCTGGCCTGCAATGGAGAGAGACATCAAGGAGTATGTGCGCTGCTGCCAGAGATGCGTTCTAGCAAAGACTCCAGAGCCAGCGGCTAGAGCCCCGTTAGAGAGCATCAAAACTTGCTCTCCCATGGAGTTGGTGTGTTTGGATTTTTGGACAGCGGAAGACAGTAAGAAGAACTCAGTTGATGTTGTGGTGGTGACTGACCACTTCACTAAACTTGCCCATGCATGGCCATGCAGAAACCACACAGCCAAGCAAGTAGCTCGTAAACTGTGGGATCATGTCTTCTGTGTCTATGGCTTTGCATCAAGGATCCATACTGATCAAGGCGCAAATTTTGAGAGTGAGCTAATAGCAGAACTGCTTAAGCTCTCCGGTGTCCAAAAGTCAAGAACCACAGCATATCACCCAATGGGGAATGGAGAAACTGAATGCTTCAACAGGACTTTAGGTAGCATGCTCAGGAGACTGCCCTTGAAAACCAAAGCACATTGACCTGCACAAATCCAGTCATTAACATTTGCCTACAATGCCACTGTTCACAAGACTACGGGCTATGCTCCATTCTTTCTCATGTTTGGTAGAGTCCCTCGGCTACCAGTGGATGTTACGTTCCGCAATGTTTTGGACGACTCCAGTGTTGTGGATTGCAACAAGTATGTCGAGACTCTGATCACTGGGCTGAAGGAAGCTATGAGTGTTGCCAAAAGGCACACTGACAAGCAACAGAGACGACAGGGTCGGGAGTATGACAAGCGGGTTAAAGGCATTGGTTTGTCCATGGGGGATCGTGTCCTCATCGCCAACAAGGGTGAAAGGGGCCGCCGCAAGTTGGCTGACAAGTGGAACCCCGAGATTTTCACAGTGACTTCAGTCAATCCACAAACTCACACGTACATAATCCAAGACCGTTACATTTAGAGAGGTGTCCTGGTTGACAGGAATCTACTGCTCCAGTCAATTTTCCATGTAGATGCAGGAGAGGTCACCCACTTCGGCGATGGACTGGACAGGGAAGACATGGAGGACTCTGGGGAGGAAAGTGCATCCTGGCTGGCGGAGGATTCAAGCGATTACTCCGAGCTCTGGACATCGGATGGAAAGTCAGAGCCAGAAGAACCTTGTTTGCTTGAGGAAAATGACCGGAGAAGCACCTCAGATTCTGGAGCTGATTCCTTCAAACCCACCTGTCAATGATCTAAGGCCAGAGCCACCGTTAGTTACCATGGCCCCAAGCCCAGTGGCAGGTCGCACAAGGGCGGGGAGGGTAGTTAAACCAGTAAAGAGACTAATAGAGTCAATCCACCAGAAGGTGTAAGTTTAACATAGTACGGAGAGATGATTTAGTACAGGATTCTTTTTTTAAGGCTAAGAATGTAGATATAGTTTAAGAGGCACTATGCATCTAGGGGCAGTTGAAGGCCTGACCAACTTTCACTTGCCCTGAACCCTATGGGGAGCTTTTGAGCTGAATTCAGAATTAAGCCTTGTGCTTGGTAggttattttgttgttttacaaggTTGGTGAAATTCAGGAGGGGTGAATGTAACAATTGTTAAAGTACTATGTGAATTTCACCAGGTTCATATATCAATATGTTGTGTTGATTTGTTATACATGCCTgcatcctgggagaaggggagtgTGTACTTACGTTTTGCCTGGCGGGCTCGTGCTCAAATCATTTTGATGCACTGAGAGAAGTAGGCACGCTTTTTCTGTCTTCAGAAAAGTTTGATTCTTTTAAGTACAAAGTCATACACAGTGTTTTGTTCATGAATAATGATGTATATTTAGAGGTTACTCATAAGTGGATGGTATTGTTAACACtagtattgcacacagagtgaatccatgcaactcATGTGACTAGTTAAGCAaatctttactcctgaacttatttagtgtAACAATCCTCTTCATCTGATGAAGAGTAGGCAAGATCGGACCACAACGCATCTTGGgaagtgtccatgttaatatttatttaaactcagaacactaagACAAAATAACAACAACCAAAAAAAATATAGACCCAACACAAAACAGTTCtatctggtacagagacagaaaacaaccacCAAACAAACACAGGTgagaacaggctacctaagtatggttctcaatcagagacaacgattgacagctgcctctgatttgggAACCATTCAaagccaaacacatagaaatacaccacacagaacaaaacatactatgaacaacatagaatgccaaccccaactcacgccctgatcaaaccaaaatagagacataaaaaagggaggtcaggacgtgacatttaggcttgccatagaaAAGGTGTTGAATACATATTGACttgagacatttcagcttttcatttttatgtataaaaacataattccacctcgtgtgtagaccagtgacacaaaatctcaatttaatccattttaatgaGATGTGAAATGTTGGACCAATAAGACCAAAAGATGTAATGGAAATTGAATTGAAAGGTTTTTATTACAGTGCAATTAATTAACAACCTTAAATTCAACCTCAATTGTTTTGTTCATTTAACATTCAACATAAAAACTGACAAGATGAATTCTAAATAGATACTAttgaagtcggaattttacatacaccttagccaaatacatttaaactcagtttttcaaaattcctgacatttaatccaagtaacaaTTCCTTGTCTTGGGTTAATTAggctcaccactttattttaagaatgtgaaatgtcagaataatagtagagagaatgattcatttcagcttttatttctttcatcacattcccagtgggtcagaagtttacatacactcaattagtatttgttagcattgcctttaaattgtttaacttgggtcaaacgtttcgggagccttccacaagtttcccacaataagtagggtgaattttggcccattcctcctgacagagctggagtaactaAGTCAGTTCTGTAGGCCTccgtgctcacacacactttttcagttctgcccacaaatcttctgggctttgtggtggccactccaataccttgactttgttgtccttattaagccactttgccacaactttggaacatgatggtgccacccccttgcttcacggttgggatagagttcttcggcttgcaagcatccccctttttctccaaacacaacaatggtcattatggccaaacagttttatttttgtttcattagaccaaaggacatttctccaaaaactacaatatttgtccccatgtgcagttgcaaaccgtagtctatttttttatggcagttttggagcattggcttcttccttgctgagcaacctttcaggttatgtcgattcaggactcgttttactgtggaaatagatacttttgtacctgtttcctccagcatcttcacaaggtccttttctgttgttctggtattgatttgcacttttcgcaccaaagtaggttAATCTCTATGATGCacaacgtgtctccttcctgagtggtatgacggctgcgtggtcccaaagTGCATAATTATATGTGCGTACTATTGTtcgtacagatgaacttggtaccttcaggcaattGGAaattgaaccagacttgtggaggtctacatttttttctgaggtcttggctgatttctttgtcaagcaaagaggcactgagtttgaaggtaggctttgaaatacatccacaggtacacctgcaattgactcaaatgatgacctctgaaactccccatcccggatccgggatcgtgactaaagcctcaggctcattagcataacgcaacgttaacgatttctgaaaatcgcaaataaaatgaaaataatgcgcctgctctcaagcttagccttttcttaacaacactgtcatctcagattttcaaaatatgcttttgaaccatagcaattgactaatttgtgtaagagtatgctaagctagcttagcattttgagtagcatttagcacgcaacattttcacaaaaaccagataaccaaataaataaaatcatttacctttgaagagcttcggatgttttcaatgaggagactctcagttacataccaaatgcgcagtttttcctgaaagcgtctgtgtgtaggagaaattgctctgttttgtacatcacatttggctaccgaaactaaccgaaaattcagtcacctacaacgtcaaaatTTTTCCGAataaactccataatatcgaccgaaacatggcaaacgttgtttggaatcaatcctcaagggtttttttcacatatctcttcattgatatatcgttcgtggaagcctgcattcttctctgaattccgtggaaaaatacttgcagctgactatTGCGCaacaatttcggcgcaggacaccgggcggacacctggtaaatgtggtctcttatggtcaatcttccaatgatatgcctacaaatacgtcacaatgctgcagacaccttggggaaacgacagaaagggcagacttactcctctcgcattcacagccatataaggagacaatggaaaacagagcctcaaaaatcctgctcatttcctggatgccgtctcatcttggttttgcctgaagctcacaatctagggcacgcacagaaaatatctttgcagttctggaaacgtcagagtgttttctttccaaagctaccaattatatgcatagtcaagcatctttttgtgacaaaatattgcgcttaaaacgggcacgtctttttatccaaaaatgatatagcgcccctagagtttcaagaggttaatcaatctaatgccatgacatcattttctggaattttccaagctgtttaaaggcacagtcaacatagtgcatgtaaacttctgacccactggaattgtgatatagtgaattataagtgaaataatctttctgtaaacaagtgttggaaaaattacttgtgtcatgcacaaagtagatgtcctaacgccaaaactatagtttgttaacaagaaatttgtggagtggttgacttgccaaaactatagtttgttaacaagaaatttgtggagtggttgaaaaatgcattttaatgacgccaacctatctatatgtaaacttctgactccaaCTGTATAAACTGAAAATAGATAATATTGTTATTCTGGTAACTGCACAAAAGATGAAGATAAACAGTAACTAGTAGATGTTAACACCATTCTGCCATCATGTAGACTTCCTGCACCAACTTCCTGTTTTGTATCAGACCACTGTCTCTCCAACTAACTGTGTCTTCTCTCTTCAGTCATCATTGACTTTATATGGTCTTAAACTGCCTTCAGTGAGCTAGTTGGACTCAGCAGTTCCTCTATACTGGAACCCATTAAACAGATGCTCTGTGAACTCAACACTCAAAATAAATGGTCTAAAATAAAGAGTAGCCTGCATCATCATATCAACACTATAGTAACATTTAAACACTTTTATCCCAGCAAATTCTACAACTATGCAGATAATCAAAGAGCACACAATTATAAATGTAACAAAAGTACCAATAGAAACAGATACACAATGACAATACTGTACATAAAAGCACTTAATACTCATCGGCAAAATACTTAGCATCCACCTGTTTTATTCACTTGTGCATAAAGCCCATCTAGGTTGTTAAGAGGTGGTTCCTGAGCCCCTCTCCCAGTCACGTTGACTTCAGCGTACTCACTCTCCTGTCCCTGGACCCTGTCCTGGGCTGCAGCTGGGGTCTCTTTGGTCTGTCGTTTGGAGAAGTCTATCTCACCATAGTGGATCTCTTCAGGCTGGTCTACTGCAGGTTTCTCTGGTTCCTCTCCGGCTGTGGCCTGGTTAGCACACACTGTCCCAACCGGGGAGTTCTgtggagagaacacagagagaggaactgGGGTAAAGCTCTAAGTTCAGTCATTTGTAAAAATCAGCAGGTTACACAACACATACTGAGGGGATGTCCTTAGATACACTTTGTAGATTGTTTTGTAAGTTGAGCCTTATTCCCACCTGTCCCTGTGAATTGTCCGTCCTTTCAAGTCCATCGTGGAGCCTCGGGTTTCTCCTCCTGGAAGACATTTAGAAAGGTATTCTGAATGCACTGAGAGAGTTTTCATATGCAAAAGCACAAACACatcatatatttttgtttttacattgatGCCAGGAAAGGTTTTTACCATACAAAAAGACTGATCAGGCTGATAAGCAAAAGGGCCCCCAAAGTTCCTGCTGCAATCCCAGAAGCCATTGTGTTAACAGTCTCTTCTTGCCCTGAAAATGCAGCACATATTAGGTAATTTCTCACATAAAGATCTGCAATGTACACTAcacgaccaaaagtatgtggtcacctgctcatcgaacatctcattccaaaatcatgggcattaatgtcatgaaatagctgaatccaatcatttgaaggggtgtccacatacctttgaatatatatatattgtatatctaACCTAAGATTGTGCCCTACGTGCCCATTTTACCTTTTATAGCCAGCTGCACTTCATTTGACTTCCCACAGCCGTGACTATTTCTTGCTTCACAGACGTACTGTCCTCCACCACCAACAGTCACATTGAGGGTGTAACTCTGTCCAGATGCTACCTGTGTTGAATTACCCTCACTGATCTGGAACCAGGTGAAGGTTGTCACAGGAGGGTTGGCTGTACTGCTGCAGGTCAGATTAACACAGCTGCCCACTGATACTGGATCAGCTGGACTGATGGAGGCCGAGGTGTCcttaggagagactgggggagaggggtTCATTTAGAATGTATCTGGATATGGTATATTGAATAGTCTCATCAAAACCACTCTATTACAATCATCAGTGAAACATGATAGAATGATCTATTCTTCAGGAACCGGTGACTAAATCTTACATGAAACGTTAAGCATCATGTTATGTTCAGCTGTCTTGTTGCTTGTCCCTACTGGGTAGACTGCAGTACAAGTGATGTTCTTCTCATGATGAAGGTATGACGGAGTGAAGGTCACCGTGGAGAGAACTGATTTGGTTTGGTCTGGATTCTCCTGCAGTTGGTTCTCAGATGTGAACTGTGTTGGGAGGGTCCATGTCAGCTCAGGGGGGTGTTCAGGACAGGGAGCGACAGCAGAGCAGTTCAAACTGACAGGGGTCCCTTCCTTCACCTCACCTGAGACAGTAAGGATGGGACTGGAAGGAAAAGCTGTAATACATTGTagataaatatattttaaactaATAGTTCAACTGTCCACTTGTTTTATATTTGATGCAAGGAATTCAACTTTTATCTTTGATGCAAGGAATCTAAGCTGGAAAAAAATTGTTGGTTAAAAGATAAATTGTCTCTTACCTCTGACATCTATTTCAACAGACTTATCTGGATCTGTTGCAAGGTATGGTTGACTCTCAATCCTGAAGAAGTATTTATTAGTGTAATTGGTGGTTACATTGAAGAAGACTGTGGTGCAGTTCTTCTGGGACATGTTTCCAGTTATCTCCCCTTGATATCTGTTGACCAACTTACTACTGTTAAATATCACTCTGTCCGGACGCTCAC
The window above is part of the Oncorhynchus masou masou isolate Uvic2021 chromosome 30, UVic_Omas_1.1, whole genome shotgun sequence genome. Proteins encoded here:
- the LOC135522915 gene encoding B-cell receptor CD22-like isoform X2, with the protein product MACPENMFFLIVLFISGVLACFGQRDLIATMPDRLDVLTGSCVQIPCSFDIPDQHKDKFNSAILPSGVWIKENSNFRERPDRVIFNSSKLVNRYQGEITGNMSQKNCTTVFFNVTTNYTNKYFFRIESQPYLATDPDKSVEIDVRAFPSSPILTVSGEVKEGTPVSLNCSAVAPCPEHPPELTWTLPTQFTSENQLQENPDQTKSVLSTVTFTPSYLHHEKNITCTAVYPVGTSNKTAEHNMMLNVSFSPKDTSASISPADPVSVGSCVNLTCSSTANPPVTTFTWFQISEGNSTQVASGQSYTLNVTVGGGGQYVCEARNSHGCGKSNEVQLAIKGQEETVNTMASGIAAGTLGALLLISLISLFVWRRNPRLHDGLERTDNSQGQNSPVGTVCANQATAGEEPEKPAVDQPEEIHYGEIDFSKRQTKETPAAAQDRVQGQESEYAEVNVTGRGAQEPPLNNLDGLYAQVNKTGGC
- the LOC135522915 gene encoding B-cell receptor CD22-like isoform X3; amino-acid sequence: MECSGVGFEPEGVLACFGQRDLIATMPDRLDVLTGSCVQIPCSFDIPDQHKDKFNSAILPSGVWIKENSNFRERPDRVIFNSSKLVNRYQGEITGNMSQKNCTTVFFNVTTNYTNKYFFRIESQPYLATDPDKSVEIDVRAFPSSPILTVSGEVKEGTPVSLNCSAVAPCPEHPPELTWTLPTQFTSENQLQENPDQTKSVLSTVTFTPSYLHHEKNITCTAVYPVGTSNKTAEHNMMLNVSFSPKDTSASISPADPVSVGSCVNLTCSSTANPPVTTFTWFQISEGNSTQVASGQSYTLNVTVGGGGQYVCEARNSHGCGKSNEVQLAIKGQEETVNTMASGIAAGTLGALLLISLISLFVWRRNPRLHDGLERTDNSQGQNSPVGTVCANQATAGEEPEKPAVDQPEEIHYGEIDFSKRQTKETPAAAQDRVQGQESEYAEVNVTGRGAQEPPLNNLDGLYAQVNKTGGC
- the LOC135522915 gene encoding B-cell receptor CD22-like isoform X1, with the translated sequence MACPENMLFLIVLFISGVLACFGQRDLIATMPDRLDVLTGSCVQIPCSFDIPDQHKDKFNSAILPSGVWIKENSNFRERPDRVIFNSSKLVNRYQGEITGNMSQKNCTTVFFNVTTNYTNKYFFRIESQPYLATDPDKSVEIDVRAFPSSPILTVSGEVKEGTPVSLNCSAVAPCPEHPPELTWTLPTQFTSENQLQENPDQTKSVLSTVTFTPSYLHHEKNITCTAVYPVGTSNKTAEHNMMLNVSFSPKDTSASISPADPVSVGSCVNLTCSSTANPPVTTFTWFQISEGNSTQVASGQSYTLNVTVGGGGQYVCEARNSHGCGKSNEVQLAIKGQEETVNTMASGIAAGTLGALLLISLISLFVWRRNPRLHDGLERTDNSQGQNSPVGTVCANQATAGEEPEKPAVDQPEEIHYGEIDFSKRQTKETPAAAQDRVQGQESEYAEVNVTGRGAQEPPLNNLDGLYAQVNKTGGC